The following are encoded together in the Glycine soja cultivar W05 chromosome 5, ASM419377v2, whole genome shotgun sequence genome:
- the LOC114411775 gene encoding uncharacterized protein LOC114411775 isoform X1 has product MELWNRARSFAEEAAKRSQELSLGARATQFTNIIAETTKEIAAQASKHLPRPYAINDVDLHRFGITEELRDFVKGITITTFEDFPLQDDTELSDVPAVSNVRQDLTEWQEKHASLVLSTVKEISGLRYELCPRVMKERKFWRIYFILVNNHTAPYENKYMEDNKLKSCEQVKDHKVMMESLNTELISNQEVQEVKKEAKPSNSSTEQDLDVFLLGEGNSDDEPDDGDGGYDDDLEKLMDNSDDEKGKS; this is encoded by the exons ATGGAGCTGTGGAACAGAGCCCGAAGCTTTGCGGAAGAAGCAGCGAAACGATCCCAGGAACTGTCGTTGGGAGCTAGAGCTACCCAATTCACCAACATCATAGCAGAAACCACCAAAGAAATCGCAGCGCAAGCTTCCAAGCACTTGCCCCGACCTTATGCCATAAACGACGTCGATCTCCACCGTTTTGGCATCACCGAAGAGTTGAGGGACTTTGTCAAAGGAATCACCATCACTACCTTTGAGGATTTTCCCCTTCAAG ATGATACGGAATTGTCTGATGTTCCTGCAGTTTCAAATGTTAGGCAGGACCTAACCGAGTGGCAGGAAAAACATGCCAGTCTTGTTCTTTCTACAGTCAAG gaGATTTCAGGATTGAGGTATGAACTGTGTCCACGAGTCATGAAAGAGAGGAAGTTTTGGagaatatattttatacttGTGAATAATCACACTGCACC CTATGAGAATAAGTACATGGAAGACAATAAACTAAAATCATGTGAACAAGTAAAAGATCACAAAGTGATGATGGAATCCTTAAACACTGAATTGATCTCCAATCAAGAGGTGCAAGAAGTGAAAAAGGAGGCCAAACCTTCGAATTCATCAACAGAGCAAGACTTGGATGTATTTCTTCTGGGAGAAGGAAACAGTGATGATGAGCCTG ATGATGGCGATGGGGGATatgatgatgatttggaaaaacTGATGGATAATTCG GATGATGAGAAAGGGAAATCATAG
- the LOC114411775 gene encoding uncharacterized protein LOC114411775 isoform X2, producing the protein MELWNRARSFAEEAAKRSQELSLGARATQFTNIIAETTKEIAAQASKHLPRPYAINDVDLHRFGITEELRDFVKGITITTFEDFPLQDDTELSDVPAVSNVRQDLTEWQEKHASLVLSTVKEISGLSYENKYMEDNKLKSCEQVKDHKVMMESLNTELISNQEVQEVKKEAKPSNSSTEQDLDVFLLGEGNSDDEPDDGDGGYDDDLEKLMDNSDDEKGKS; encoded by the exons ATGGAGCTGTGGAACAGAGCCCGAAGCTTTGCGGAAGAAGCAGCGAAACGATCCCAGGAACTGTCGTTGGGAGCTAGAGCTACCCAATTCACCAACATCATAGCAGAAACCACCAAAGAAATCGCAGCGCAAGCTTCCAAGCACTTGCCCCGACCTTATGCCATAAACGACGTCGATCTCCACCGTTTTGGCATCACCGAAGAGTTGAGGGACTTTGTCAAAGGAATCACCATCACTACCTTTGAGGATTTTCCCCTTCAAG ATGATACGGAATTGTCTGATGTTCCTGCAGTTTCAAATGTTAGGCAGGACCTAACCGAGTGGCAGGAAAAACATGCCAGTCTTGTTCTTTCTACAGTCAAG gaGATTTCAGGATTGAG CTATGAGAATAAGTACATGGAAGACAATAAACTAAAATCATGTGAACAAGTAAAAGATCACAAAGTGATGATGGAATCCTTAAACACTGAATTGATCTCCAATCAAGAGGTGCAAGAAGTGAAAAAGGAGGCCAAACCTTCGAATTCATCAACAGAGCAAGACTTGGATGTATTTCTTCTGGGAGAAGGAAACAGTGATGATGAGCCTG ATGATGGCGATGGGGGATatgatgatgatttggaaaaacTGATGGATAATTCG GATGATGAGAAAGGGAAATCATAG